ATCACCCAAGAGACGAGTGACAGATGGGATGGTGACCACGGGGCGGGGGGGCTGGATGACCACCATCGTCCCTGTCCCCACCAAGAGAAAGTCCCAAGTAATGCACCTGGAGATTCTGGGAGGGCTCCTGTGTTTCCCTGCTTTATACCCTCCCGTGGCTGTTTCTCCTCGTCCTTTCACTGTGAGACGGTGAAGGTCCCCTCCTGGTCCAGCTTACCCAGAATCCTCAAAGCTACAGGCAGGACAGCTCTGGAATTGGGGCCGTATGACGCAGTTTCACCCATGAGGCTTGTGATAGATGACAACATGCGTTTTATTGAACATGGGAAAAGGAGTCACAATTGCAGATGGAGGAGCTGAAGAataaagtggggggaggagaagagaccgAAAGACTTGAGGTGGTCCTTGGTCTGGAGACTTTCAGAACTAGAAGGGGAACGGACGAGGCTCATTCACGAGCTGTTGACTGGAGGGTCGAGGAGCTCAGCTCTTCTGCCTCCAGCCCTAGACATTCGATAGGGAATCTGCATCGTACGTGTCCATTCCTGGCCATTCCTGTCGTCGTAGGGATCTTCTTGTAGGTTTAGAGGCACACGCTACCACGGCGACCCAGGATAGACCTCCTTCCGTACAATCCACCCCTCCTCAGGCCGGAGCCCCAGCCCAGGCCTCCAGAGCCCAAAGCCCCATAGCCCAAGCCCCCGTAAAGGCCTGCTCCACCGAAACCTGATCCTACAATCCCAGAGCCACCCACGGCGCAGGGAGTGTTGCCCCCGACGGCCACGGGCTCGCAGCTAGCGGACAGGATGGCCCCTGGGATGGTCACtatggagggagggggctggatgaCCACCTCTGCCGGTGGGATCTGGTTCACGCAGGAAGGGAGGACTCCAGCCAGGGTGCCGAGGTTGCCGGAGGTTTCGCCAGCACCGTATCCGTAACCGATACCCCCGTAGACAGATCCGAGACCCCCGAGGCCGGATCCGAGACCCCCGGGGCCGTATCCGAGACCCCTGTAGCCATAGCCGAGACCTCCAGAACCTCCCGATCCAAAGCCCACGACTGGGGCGGAGGCAACGGATGGGACGGTGCAGGATGGACCACAGTCAACCATGGTGGGATGGAGCGGGCTCTGAAACAAGCATCAGGGGACACAAGGATACGTTCAGTGGGACGCTCAGGAGATGTTGTCGCTGCAGAGTCCTCAGCTATTGCATCAGCTCCCCTATTCCCTGCCCTCGGCCTCCTGCTGCCGTTCCCCATCCTTCAAGCCCCTACTAATGAGGTCCTACTTCCAGAGACCCTAAACCCAGTCCCTTCACTCACGATCCTTCGTTCTTCTCAACCTTGTTTGAAGAGCATCCCTATTGATGTCTGAATGATGGTCACCTCTGCCCTTCCGCCCCTCTCTGATGTTCATCCTGCAGCCAGGCTGATGGCCTGAATCTCTGTGTGCAGGATGCTGGCAGGACCCAGAAGGGAAGAgtgctagtgggtcctgacccacagtttgagaaaccctgccccaTGGCATTCAAGTGGAGGCTCTGGAGATGTCGGAGCTACCGTGCTTTTTCAGCTACTGCAATGGTTGCCCTATTCCCgattcctcctccccctgctgttCTCCACCCTTCAAGCCCTCAATCCTCCAATTAATTAATTACTCATTCATCCTCCTGTCATGCTGACAATCTGAATCAAAGGATACAGACCAACCTTCCAGAACAAGGCTGCTTACAGGGGACTCCAGTGGCCATTTGTAGACAAATTGAGCCCCGTGCCCAAGAGTGAGGAGTGCATTGTGGGCGCTACTCAAACCAGGGTTGACTAGGCGTGTGACCCTCTAGCAGAGGCTGGAGGAAGGCTGTGGCAGTTTCCTGCAagagcaggaggctggactagatgccctccaagatcccttcccaCATCCTGGAATTCTACCTGCATGCCACGACTCTTCCCCCAGGGTAGACAAAGACCCCTGCATTTCAGAGGATGCCTCAGAGATGCAGAGAGATCTGGCAACAATACGGAAGACCATAGAGATGAACTGTGGCCACTCCAAAACGTCCTTGCCCATTGGAGTGTGGGCAACCAACGTCCTGCAGACACCCCTTGACTTACCCAGAACTTCTGGCCTGGACTTACCAAGGAGAAGAAAGCGAGAGATGAAGCTGGGGAGGCTGTCAGTGAAGCTGTTGGAGGCTCTCGGGCCGGAGGAGCCTTTTATAGTGCTTTGCCCACGTCCCCCCGTGGCCCTGGAAGACGCTTCTTTTGGCCCAGGGCATTAATTTTGCAGGCAAGGCAAATAATTGGCAAAGCGCATCCTGCCCCTGGATTACTTTAATGACTACCAACAAAGATGGAGTGTCTTTGTCAGCACCTCATGAAGACACTCGCTCTGGGACCCTTTGATCTTCTTCTTCTGCAGAAATGCTTCTGCTTATTTGCCTGTTTGCAGGAGCCACAACAAGCGGACTCAGGGCCCGAGGCCTCCCCTCCCAGGCGGCCAGACCAGGGAGGCTCTCGGCAAACTGCTCTGCTTGCACGCTGAGGGTTCTGGGGAGCCGGGAGAGGCGCCGAGCCTTGGCTGAGTCAGGTGCTGATCCCAGACCGAGAGCATCAGAGGCTCCCCTGGATAAGCGGAGCCCTGAAACCCCCAACACCAGTGCCGGCCGTTGACTGGGAGACCTCCCGTCTCTCTGTGGAAGCGtcccctggggtgtggggagaagcAGCCATTTAGGGACCCACAAAGCCCCTCCTATGACACTTCAACATGGGGAATCTCTGCTTGGGCTTTGGGATTCCATTGGCCCTTGTGTGGCAGGGGCACTGGTTGAGGTTCTGTGCACACTAGAGGCCCCGCCTGGCTGCCCAAAACCCTGGACCCCAGGATTCCATAGATCCACAGGTGGCGGGAGATGGTTGAGAGTCTCTGCCCCACCCCAGTGGCTCCATCCGGCttccccaaacccctggaccCCAGGATTCAAAATGgacacggtgccagaagattggaggatagcaaatgtcacgcctatttttaaaaagggaaagaggggggacccgggaaactataggccggtcagcctaacatccataccgggtaagatggtggaatgcctcatcaaagataggatctcaaaacacatagacgaacaggccttgctgagggagagtcagcatggcttctgtaagggtaagtcttgcctcacgaaccttatagaattctttgaaaaggtcaacaggcatgtggatgcgggagaacccatggacattatatatctggactttcagaaggcgtttgacacggtccctcaccaaaggctactgaaaaaactccacagtcagggaattagaggacaggtcctctcgtggattgagaactggttggaggccaggaagcagagagtgggtgtcaatgggcaattttcacaatggagagagatgaaaagcggtgtgccccaaggatctgtcctgggaccggtgcttttcaacctcttcataaatgacctggagacagggttgagcagtgaagtggctaagtttgcagacgacaccaaacttttccgagtggtaaagaccagaagtgattgtgaggagctccagaaggatctctccagactggcagaatgggcagcaaaatggcagatgcgcttcaatgtcagtaagtgtaaagtcatgcacattggggcaaaaaaatcaaaactttagatacaggctgatgggttctgagctgtctgtgacagatcaggagagagatcttggggtggtggtggaccccaatgaaaggtcgatgaaagtgtcgacccaatgtgcggcggcagtgaagaaggccaattctatgcttgggatcattaggaagggtattgagaacaaaacggctagtattataatgccgttgtacaaatctatggtcaggccacacctggagtattgtgtccagttctggtcgccgcatctcaaaaaagaca
Above is a genomic segment from Tiliqua scincoides isolate rTilSci1 unplaced genomic scaffold, rTilSci1.hap2 HAP2_SCAFFOLD_84, whole genome shotgun sequence containing:
- the LOC136636082 gene encoding claw keratin-like, giving the protein MVDCGPSCTVPSVASAPVVGFGSGGSGGLGYGYRGLGYGPGGLGSGLGGLGSVYGGIGYGYGAGETSGNLGTLAGVLPSCVNQIPPAEVVIQPPPSIVTIPGAILSASCEPVAVGGNTPCAVGGSGIVGSGFGGAGLYGGLGYGALGSGGLGWGSGLRRGGLYGRRSILGRRGSVCL